From one Gossypium hirsutum isolate 1008001.06 chromosome D08, Gossypium_hirsutum_v2.1, whole genome shotgun sequence genomic stretch:
- the LOC107941791 gene encoding 26S proteasome regulatory subunit 4 homolog A — MGQGTPGGLNRQGFPGDRKQDGSDKKEKKFEPAAPPARVGRKQRKQKGPEAAARLPTVTPHTKCKLRLLKLERVKDYLLMEEEFVANQERLKPQEEKAEEDRSKVDDLRGSPMSVGNLEELIDENHAIVSSSVGPEYYVGILSFVDKDQLEPGCAILMHNKVLSVVGLLQDEVDPMVSVMKVEKAPLESYADIGGLDAQIQEIKEAVELPLTHPELYEDIGIKPPKGVILYGEPGTGKTLLAKAVANSTSATFLRVVGSELIQKYLGDGPKLVRELFRVADDLSPSIVFIDEIDAVGTKRYDAHSGGEREIQRTMLELLNQLDGFDSRGDVKVILATNRIESLDPALLRPGRIDRKIEFPLPDIKTRRRIFQIHTSRMTLADDVNLEEFVMTKDEFSGADIKAICTEAGLLALRERRMKVTHADFKKAKEKVMFKKKEGVPEGLYM, encoded by the exons ATGGGTCAGGGAACACCGGGTGGTCTGAACCGACAAGGCTTTCCAGGGGATCGGAAACAGGATGGTTCCGATAAGAAGGAGAAGAAATTTGAGCCGGCGGCACCACCGGCCAGGGTGGGCCGTAAGCAACGAAAACAAAAAGGACCCGAAGCGGCGGCCCGGCTTCCTACTGTGACGCCGCATACTAAGTGTAAGCTCCGGCTGTTGAAGCTGGAGCGGGTCAAGGATTATTTACTGATGGAAGAAGAATTCGTTGCTAATCAGGAACGGCTCAAACCGCAGGAAGAGAAAGCCGAGGAAGATCGATCTAAAGTCGATGATTTGAGAGGGTCGCCAATGAGTGTGGGTAATTTGGAGGAGTTGATCGATGAGAATCATGCGATTGTTTCGTCGTCGGTTGGGCCGGAGTATTATGTTGGGATTTTATCGTTTGTGGATAAGGATCAGTTGGAACCTGGATGTGCTATTTTGATGCACAACAAG gTTCTTTCTGTTGTTGGTCTTCTGCAAGATGAAGTTGATCCCATGGTGTCAGTTATGAAGGTTGAAAAGGCTCCATTGGAATCTTATGCCGATATAGGAGGTTTGGATGCTCAAATACAGGAGATTAAAGAGGCAGTTGAGCTCCCTCTGACTCATCCTGAACTGTATGAGGACATCGGTATCAAACCTCCAAAAGGAGTTATCTTGTATGGAGAACCTGGCACTGGCAAGACCTTGCTTGCAAAG GCGGTGGCTAATTCTACATCGGCAACTTTCTTACGTGTTGTTGGCAGTGAATTGATTCAGAAGTACTTGGGAGATGGTCCCAAGTTAGTTAGGGAACTCTTCAGAGTTGCTGATGACCTTTCCCCTTCAATCGTCttcattgatgaaattgatgcGGTTGGTACTAAGAG GTATGATGCCCATTCCGGTGGTGAACGTGAAATTCAGAGGACTATGTTGGAGTTGCTGAACCAATTGGATGGCTTTGATTCGAGAGGAGACGTCAAAGTGATTCTTGCAACAAACCGAATTGAAAGTCTTGATCCAGCTTTGCTTCGTCCTGGTCGTATTGATAGGAAGATTGAGTTCCCCCTTCCTGACATCAAAACAAGGAGGCGCATTTTTCAG ATACACACATCAAGGATGACATTGGCTGATGATGTAAACTTGGAAGAATTTGTGATGACAAAAGATGAGTTCTCTGGAGCTGATATAAAGGCAATATGTACTGAGGCTGGTTTGCTTGCTTTAAGAGAGCGACGCATGAAG GTGACACATGCAGACTTTAAGAAGGCCAAGGAAAAGGTGATGTTTAAGAAGAAAGAAGGGGTTCCAGAAGGACTTTATATGTAG